Within Halostella limicola, the genomic segment ACTCGAAGGTGGGACCGCGCGTCCGCGACCTCCTGCCGGACGGGCACTCGCTGACGGAGTACGCTCACGCCCGCTACGGGACGTCGATGTACGCCTTCGTCCTCGCGGTGAGCGCGCTGTACATGTTCGTCTTCCTCGCCGCGGAGCTGACCGGCATCGCCCGCGCGCTGGCGCTGGTCGCAGACGTTCCCCAGTGGCAGACCGCCGTCCTCGTCGGCGGATTCGTCCTCCTCTACACCGGGTACGGCGGCCTGCGCGCGAGCATGCTCACGGACACGGTGCAGGCGCTGCTCGTCCTGCCGCTGCTCGTCGTCGTGTTCGCCGGGGCCGTGTTCGCTCTCGGCGGCGCGGGCGCGGTCCACGAGGGCGTCGCGAACGCGAACCCCGCCCTGCTCGACCCCGGCTTCGCGGCGGGCCTGCAGTTCGGCGTCGCGCTCGCGTTCGCCATCACCGGCGCCGAACTGATCAACCAGACGTGGTGGCAGCGCATCTACGCTGGGAAGGACGGCGAAACGGTGGAGCGCGGCTTCCGCGCGGCGTCGGTCGCCAACGCGCTGATCGTCTTCCTCGCGGCGCTGTTCGGCGTCGTCGCCGCCGGGAACGCCGTCATCGTCACCGACGTCGGCAGCGAGGCGTTCAACGCGGACGTCGCCTTCTTCGTCCTGCTGGAGACCGCCTTCCCCGACTGGATCGCGCTCGGCGTCGTCCTGCTGGCGCTCCTGCTGGTGATGAGCTCCGCCGACTCCCTGTTCAACGCGCTGTCGAGTCTCGTCACCGCCGACCTCCCCCGCGTCCTCGACGACCCAGACGACCGGACGCTCGTCCTCGGCGCGCGGGCGTTCACGGGCGTTGTGGCGCTCGCCGCGGTCTACGTCAGCCTGCGGGCCCGGAGCGTCCTCCGCCTGTTCTTCCTCGCCGACCTGCTCGGGACCGCCGTCGCGTTCCCGCTGGTCTACGGGCTCTACTCCCGGCGCATCACCGGCCTCGGCGCGCTCGCCAGCTGCGTCGGCGGGCTCGCGGTCGGCGTCGCCTACTTCCCACTACCGTTCGGCCTCCGCGGGACGCTTGAGTCGGTCCCGCTCCTCGGTCCGGCGCTCCCGGCGCCCGATCCCCTCTATCTCTCCGCGTTCGGCGGCGCGTTCCTCGTCTCGACCGGGCTCGCGGTCGCGTTCGCGCGCCTGCCCGGAGAGCCGACGGACCTCGACCGCCTCTCCCGCGACGTCCGACGGCTGGACGACCGCGCGACCGACGGCAAAACGGCGACGGACGGCGGGCCGGACGTCGGTAGCGAGACGCCGACCGACGGATCCCCCGCAGGGGAGGTGACTGACGACGCATGATCGGCGAAGCGGCGTTCGCGGTCGTCCTCTGGGGCGCCATCGGAGGCGTCTTCCTCGTCTTCCTCTACGAGGCCGTTGTCGTCGCCCGAGACGCCGGCTGACTCCGACGCCCGGTTCGCCGACCCCTCGTGTGCACGCGTCGTCGGGGATCACGTGGCTGAAAGGAGTCAATCGCCGGTGATTTTTTATTGTAATTTGTAGTATCGATGAATTATAGCCGGTACAATGCTGTCATCCGTGTTCCGAAGGCTCGTGTCCGGCACTGAAACCACCGACCTGCCCGGTTGCTTCTGTGTGGACTGTGGTCGGACGTTCGAAACGGACCACGCGGACTGCCCAGAGTGCGACGGCCACACCGTCGACCGCGTACAGCGGTGACGCCCGGCTGACGCCGCCGCGGCGTCACGCGGTTCGTCCGTACTCCTCAGGGTCGCTTCTCGGTGTGGAGGACGGACCCGTCGCGCCGTCGTGACCGCCCCGTCACCGTCTCACCCCCGGCGGCTACGGCGACCCGTCCCGAGAACTGCACCCTCTCGCTCGGCGGGCGGTTCGCCTTGGCCTCGGGCGGTGACGCCTCGGAGAGGACCTCGGGGCCGAACGTGTCGTCGAGATCGTTCGGACTGACAGTGCCCGCGTGGAGCGGCCCCACGACGTACTCGCGGAACGGCGAGAAGTCGGAGAACGGCGCGCTCGGGGTGGTAGTGATGCGCCGCGGCGTAGTGGACGTCTACCGTGAGCCAGTCGACGTTCTCCACCACCTCCTGCGGAGAGGCGAGAGTAGGGCCGCTATCTCCAGTTCTCGCCCGC encodes:
- a CDS encoding sodium:solute symporter family transporter, which codes for MVSTAVALGLTVVTLVAFTALGVWHSRGCVGTVEDLITARDSAGEGRMTATLVASVMGVWILLSAPEAGASFGIAAVLGYAVGEAVPMLAYSKVGPRVRDLLPDGHSLTEYAHARYGTSMYAFVLAVSALYMFVFLAAELTGIARALALVADVPQWQTAVLVGGFVLLYTGYGGLRASMLTDTVQALLVLPLLVVVFAGAVFALGGAGAVHEGVANANPALLDPGFAAGLQFGVALAFAITGAELINQTWWQRIYAGKDGETVERGFRAASVANALIVFLAALFGVVAAGNAVIVTDVGSEAFNADVAFFVLLETAFPDWIALGVVLLALLLVMSSADSLFNALSSLVTADLPRVLDDPDDRTLVLGARAFTGVVALAAVYVSLRARSVLRLFFLADLLGTAVAFPLVYGLYSRRITGLGALASCVGGLAVGVAYFPLPFGLRGTLESVPLLGPALPAPDPLYLSAFGGAFLVSTGLAVAFARLPGEPTDLDRLSRDVRRLDDRATDGKTATDGGPDVGSETPTDGSPAGEVTDDA